The Carnobacterium divergens genome includes a window with the following:
- the namA gene encoding NADPH dehydrogenase NamA has protein sequence MKSQLLAPYTIKSVEFKNRVMMSPMCMYSVFEQDGKVTDFHLTHYGTRALGQVGLIMVESTAVLPNGRISQEDLGIWSDDHIAGLTKLVDHVHEMGAKIGIQLNHAGRKADVPDSIVAPSSIAYSEAYQEPESLSENEITEIVKAFKDAVIRCQKAGFDVIELHGAHGYLINQFLSPLTNKRTDQYGGPIGNRYRFLSQIIAEVRELWEKPLFVRISAEDYQADGAHLEDYLMIGKWMRDAGIDLIDVSTGGLVNVQPTKIFPGYQVHYAEEIRKVVGIATGAVGLITNGAQAEEVIGNGRADLVVIGRELLRNPFWVREVAIELNAKDQLKTPVQYLRGWR, from the coding sequence ATGAAGTCACAATTATTAGCGCCCTATACAATAAAATCAGTAGAATTTAAAAACCGAGTAATGATGTCACCGATGTGTATGTATTCTGTTTTTGAACAAGATGGAAAAGTGACTGATTTTCACTTAACTCACTATGGAACAAGAGCTCTTGGTCAAGTAGGATTAATTATGGTTGAATCTACAGCAGTATTGCCAAATGGTCGAATTTCACAGGAGGATTTAGGCATTTGGTCAGATGATCATATTGCAGGTTTAACAAAATTAGTTGATCATGTTCATGAAATGGGTGCAAAAATAGGGATTCAATTAAATCATGCAGGACGAAAAGCAGATGTGCCTGATTCAATTGTAGCACCATCAAGTATTGCCTATAGTGAAGCCTATCAAGAACCAGAATCATTATCTGAAAATGAAATTACGGAGATTGTAAAAGCTTTTAAAGATGCCGTTATCCGGTGTCAAAAAGCAGGATTTGACGTGATTGAACTTCATGGAGCACATGGTTATTTGATTAATCAATTTTTATCCCCGTTGACGAACAAGCGAACAGATCAGTATGGTGGACCGATTGGCAACCGTTATCGTTTTTTAAGTCAAATCATTGCTGAAGTTCGAGAGTTATGGGAGAAACCTTTATTTGTTCGAATTTCTGCAGAAGATTACCAAGCAGATGGCGCTCACCTTGAAGATTATTTAATGATTGGAAAATGGATGAGAGATGCAGGTATTGATTTGATTGATGTCTCTACAGGAGGCTTAGTAAATGTTCAACCGACAAAAATATTTCCTGGCTATCAAGTGCATTATGCCGAAGAAATTCGTAAAGTAGTTGGCATTGCGACAGGAGCAGTAGGATTAATTACAAATGGAGCACAAGCAGAAGAAGTAATTGGAAATGGTCGAGCAGATTTGGTGGTTATTGGGCGAGAATTGTTACGTAATCCTTTTTGGGTTCGAGAGGTTGCCATTGAATTGAATGCAAAAGATCAACTGAAAACACCCGTTCAATATTTACGTGGTTGGAGATAA
- a CDS encoding gluconeogenesis factor YvcK family protein, whose product MMVPKRNRRPKIVVLGGGTGLPVILKNLKAQSADITAIVTVADDGGSSGTIRDYVNVVPPGDIRNVLVSLSDLPKLQEEIFQYRFDSDDHFLAGHAIGNLIIAAITEMKGNVFEAIQLLAEMMRVDGQVYPASEEPLILHAEFEDGTRVSGESKIAHDRKTINRVYVTPTETNHDSKAARQVIDAILEADMVVLGPGSLFTSILPNLMIQDLGEAVVNTKAEVVYICNIMTQLGETENFSDADHIKVLHKHLGNQFIDTILVNTEHVPEDYMDKERYDEYLVQVTHDFEGLRNENCRVISADFLKLRDQGVFHDGEKVVEELLRLVFGAKN is encoded by the coding sequence ATGATGGTTCCTAAACGCAATCGAAGACCTAAAATTGTTGTACTAGGAGGCGGGACGGGCCTACCTGTTATTTTAAAAAATTTAAAAGCACAGTCTGCAGATATTACAGCAATCGTAACGGTTGCTGATGATGGAGGCAGCAGTGGGACGATTAGAGATTATGTGAATGTAGTCCCACCAGGGGATATTCGAAATGTTCTCGTTTCATTATCTGATTTACCTAAACTGCAAGAAGAAATTTTCCAATATCGTTTTGATAGTGACGATCACTTTTTAGCGGGACATGCGATTGGAAATTTGATTATTGCAGCAATTACAGAGATGAAAGGGAATGTCTTTGAAGCGATTCAACTATTAGCTGAAATGATGCGTGTTGATGGTCAAGTGTACCCAGCTTCAGAAGAGCCGTTGATTTTACATGCGGAGTTTGAAGATGGAACTAGGGTTTCTGGAGAATCTAAAATTGCCCACGACCGTAAAACCATTAATCGGGTATATGTAACACCAACTGAAACGAACCACGATTCTAAAGCTGCTAGACAAGTAATTGATGCAATTTTAGAAGCGGATATGGTGGTATTAGGTCCAGGTAGTTTATTTACGAGTATTTTACCCAATTTAATGATTCAAGATTTAGGGGAAGCGGTTGTAAATACAAAAGCAGAAGTTGTCTACATCTGTAACATTATGACGCAATTAGGAGAAACAGAAAATTTTTCCGATGCAGATCACATCAAGGTATTGCACAAACATTTAGGCAATCAATTTATTGATACAATTTTAGTGAATACCGAACATGTTCCAGAAGATTACATGGACAAAGAGCGCTATGACGAATACCTCGTTCAAGTCACACATGATTTTGAAGGCTTGCGAAATGAAAATTGTCGCGTAATTTCGGCTGACTTCTTGAAACTCAGAGATCAAGGGGTCTTTCATGATGGAGAAAAAGTTGTAGAAGAATTACTGCGTCTTGTATTTGGTGCGAAAAATTAA
- the whiA gene encoding DNA-binding protein WhiA, with the protein MSYASDVKKELTTLEVHKEHAKAELAALIRMNGAVSLVNQKFILNVQTENAAIARRIYVLLKDHFEVESELLVRRKMKLKKNNVYIVRLKQGTKEVLSDLNIMDGLLFHAHIADEIITNPQKIRSYLRGAFLAGGSVNNPETSRYHLEIYSIYEEHNNDICQMMNYFELNARTLERRNGYITYLKEAEKIADFLALIGATTGMLKFEDVRIVRDMRNSVNRLVNCENANLNKTIDAAGKQIESIRFIDEMMGLDKLPEKLREIALVRLEYPEVTLKELGEMIPSGAISKSGINHRLRKLNEVAENLKAKSTVSKG; encoded by the coding sequence ATGTCCTATGCCTCAGATGTCAAAAAAGAACTAACGACATTAGAAGTTCATAAAGAGCATGCAAAAGCTGAATTGGCAGCATTGATTCGCATGAATGGTGCGGTTAGTTTAGTGAATCAAAAGTTTATTTTAAATGTTCAAACTGAAAATGCAGCGATTGCCAGACGAATTTATGTCTTACTAAAAGATCATTTTGAAGTGGAAAGTGAACTGTTGGTTCGTCGTAAAATGAAATTAAAAAAAAATAATGTCTATATTGTACGTTTAAAACAAGGAACAAAAGAAGTTTTATCCGACTTAAATATTATGGATGGTCTACTTTTTCATGCTCATATTGCAGATGAGATTATTACAAACCCTCAAAAAATTCGTTCTTATTTAAGGGGGGCATTTCTGGCAGGTGGTTCGGTTAATAACCCTGAAACAAGCCGTTATCATTTAGAAATCTATTCCATCTATGAAGAACACAACAATGATATTTGCCAAATGATGAACTATTTTGAGTTAAATGCACGAACGTTAGAACGCCGAAATGGGTATATCACGTATTTAAAAGAAGCTGAAAAAATAGCAGATTTTCTTGCGTTGATTGGTGCAACTACAGGTATGTTGAAGTTTGAAGACGTACGAATCGTTCGAGATATGCGGAATTCTGTCAATCGTTTAGTGAATTGCGAAAATGCAAATTTAAATAAAACAATTGATGCAGCAGGAAAGCAGATTGAAAGTATACGGTTTATTGATGAGATGATGGGATTAGATAAACTTCCAGAAAAATTAAGAGAAATTGCTTTGGTTCGTTTAGAGTATCCAGAAGTAACCTTAAAGGAATTGGGAGAAATGATTCCAAGTGGTGCCATCAGCAAATCGGGTATCAACCATCGATTGCGTAAGTTAAATGAAGTAGCAGAAAATTTAAAAGCAAAAAGCACAGTTAGCAAAGGATAA